GGTCAGGCGGCCGATGAGCGGATGCGGCAGTCGGTGCGCATCCAGCGTGGGTTCCGGCCACCGCGTGATCGCGGCGCACAACGTGGCGACAGCCGAGGCGTGTAAGGCCATGATGCGCGCGCGGGCGACGTCTGGATCGCTCGGCACTGGCTGAGCGCGCGGGGCAAAGCGGCCCGCGCTCGCCCCGCGCGCGAGACGCGCCCGATAGATCTCGCGCACGGACGCGTAGGAGCGCGATGGGGCACGGGCGTTGCCAAACGCGAGCCGCAAGACGAGGCGGGGCACCCGCAACCCTTGGGTCACGCTGTGCATCGACTTGGTGAGATGCCGGACATTGTCGGCCGGCGACCACGCGTCGCCAATCGGTGCGAGGAAGGTGCGCGTGTCGAGCGCGGCCCAGTACACCACACTCTCCTGGTGCAGCGCCCGGAGCGCGGACTGGATTTCGGGACCGGTGGAGCTCCCCGCGTTGAGGGAGAATGTGTCAGTCATGGAATTCGCTCGCATCAACCGAACGGGTGGTTCTGCTGCAGGTGCGTCAATAGAGCGCGCGGGCTGCGCCCGCGCTACCAAGGCGCACCTGTCGGCAGCACGCGTCGTTATCCGGCACGGGCGCCAGCTCAGCCGTCGAAGAACATCGGGAGCAAGGCAATCGTCGCCTCAGTGAGTGCATCGAACGCCGACCAGTCAGCGCGCAGCGGCGCACGGGTGTTTGGCGGCGCCGGCCTGTTCGGGAGCAACGCCATGCGTACGGCGTCAAACTCGCCGGCGTCGAGCCACACGGATGCACACGCTACGCAGCGCTCGATGCTCAGGCCCGAGAGCCGCTCGCTTCGCATGACGGCGTTGCATTGCGGACAGTGGCACGGTCGCGCATCTGGGCGCATCGGACCCGCTCGTCGCGACTCAATTGGTACGTGGTCGACCGGGAGCTGCGTCTCGGCGATCGCCGGTCCGGAGATCCAGAGTCCGTGACAATGGCGGCACGAAGCCGCCGGTCGTCGGTCGATGTCGCGCCGAACCATCTCATGTCCATCTATGGGACAACGCATTGGAGGGGGCGTTG
The DNA window shown above is from Gemmatimonas sp. and carries:
- a CDS encoding DinB family protein; this encodes MTDTFSLNAGSSTGPEIQSALRALHQESVVYWAALDTRTFLAPIGDAWSPADNVRHLTKSMHSVTQGLRVPRLVLRLAFGNARAPSRSYASVREIYRARLARGASAGRFAPRAQPVPSDPDVARARIMALHASAVATLCAAITRWPEPTLDAHRLPHPLIGRLTVREMLLFTLYHNRHHLENVQRRFASAPTGTT
- a CDS encoding zf-TFIIB domain-containing protein, coding for MRCPIDGHEMVRRDIDRRPAASCRHCHGLWISGPAIAETQLPVDHVPIESRRAGPMRPDARPCHCPQCNAVMRSERLSGLSIERCVACASVWLDAGEFDAVRMALLPNRPAPPNTRAPLRADWSAFDALTEATIALLPMFFDG